The Gallus gallus isolate bGalGal1 chromosome 23, bGalGal1.mat.broiler.GRCg7b, whole genome shotgun sequence genome includes a region encoding these proteins:
- the LDLRAP1 gene encoding low density lipoprotein receptor adapter protein 1, producing MDALRSAGRALLRSPSVTKPPWAGGRHQKLPENWTDTRETLLEGVLFSLKYLGMTLVEQPKGEELSAAAVKRIVATAKASGKKLQKVTLKVSPRGIVLNDSGTNELIENVSIYRISYCTADKIHDKVFAYIAQNQLNENLECHAFLCTKRKMAQAVTLTVAQAFKIAFEFWQASKEEKEKRERSILEGEGVSSPDSAAPACPDAPAATGNLLDLEDPAKLLLTSSENPTHLDNSMFGPSSSVNNNVVWEMDDDLDEAFSRLAQSRTNPYVLDTGLTAQDIQSAEMLSSVDWNKIDSNTGEKDDLFMF from the exons ATGGACGCGCTGCGCTCGGCGGGACGCGCTCTGCTGCGCAGCCCGAGCGTCACCAAACCGCCCTGGGCCGGCGGCCGCCACCAGA AGCTCCCGGAGAACTGGACCGATACCCGAGAGACGCTGCTGGAAGGGGTGCTCTTCAGCCTCAAGTACTTGGGCATGACGCTGGTGGAGCAGCCGAAGGGTGAggagctctctgcagctgctgtcaaAAGGATCGTTGCCACT gcaaaagcaagtggaaagaaactgcagaaagtTACGCTGAAAGTCTCGCCCAGAGGGATTGTGCTAAATGACAGTGGAACTAACGAGCTGATTGAGAACGTCTCCATATACAG GATATCCTACTGCACGGCAGACAAGATCCACGATAAAGTGTTTGCCTACATTGCCCAGAACCAGCTCAATGAGAACCTGGAGTGCCATGCCTTCCTTTGTACCAAACGGAAAATG GCCCAGGCAGTCACCCTCACTGTAGCTCAGGCATTCAAAATAGCATTTGAGTTTTGGCAAGCCTCCAAGGAag agaaggagaaacGGGAAAGGTCCATCTTGGAAGGAGAAGGGGTGAGCAGCCCAGACTcagctgcccctgcttgccCTGATGCAC CCGCAGCCACAGGGAACCTGCTGGATTTAGAAGATCCTGCCAAATTGCTCCTTACCAGCAGCGAAAACCCCACACATTTAGATAACAGCATGTTTGGGCCCAGCTCCTCTGTAAATAACAACGTGGTGTGG gaaatggatgATGATCTCGACGAGGCATTTTCAAG ACTCGCTCAGTCGAGAACAAACCCTTACGTTCTCGACACAGGACTGACGGCTCAAGACATCCAGAGCGCAGAAATGCTCTCATCTGTAGATTGGAATAAAATAGATTCAAATACAGGCGAGAAGGATGATCTGTTCATGTTTTGA